From one Nocardioides scoriae genomic stretch:
- a CDS encoding oxygenase MpaB family protein, with product MSRTLPFPRSRSRMVHAERSMELDPVRDHREVLLGVAAHDYPWDTVQALSFALFRTYAVPSIGGLLDRTGEFTGRVQKRYDDTGLLLEEIQRHGLESSRGRDAVRRINQMHAMHDISDADMRYVLATFVVVPKRWIDDHGFRPLTPHEVIASVHYYRELGRHMAIPDLPEDFAGFERLLDAYEQEHFAPDPGGRRVADATLDLMTTFPPHHLLPRRVVRRAAYALMDEPLLDAFGYPHPTRLERRLVRGGLRLRARVLALLPARTEPRWASDLGWFRSYPGGYAISALGTFRGPTGAPRPGCPVGRGAAPEGQQPAAS from the coding sequence ATGAGCCGCACGCTGCCGTTCCCCCGGTCCCGGTCCCGGATGGTCCACGCCGAGCGCAGCATGGAGCTCGACCCCGTGCGCGACCACCGCGAGGTCCTGCTGGGCGTCGCCGCCCACGACTACCCCTGGGACACCGTCCAGGCGCTGTCGTTCGCGCTGTTCCGGACCTACGCCGTGCCCTCGATCGGTGGCCTGCTCGACCGGACGGGGGAGTTCACCGGCCGCGTCCAGAAGCGGTACGACGACACCGGCCTGCTGCTCGAGGAGATCCAGCGCCACGGCCTGGAGAGCTCCCGCGGCCGCGACGCCGTGCGTCGGATCAACCAGATGCACGCGATGCACGACATCTCCGACGCCGACATGCGCTACGTCCTGGCGACCTTCGTGGTGGTGCCGAAGCGCTGGATCGACGACCACGGCTTCCGCCCGCTGACGCCGCACGAGGTGATCGCCTCGGTGCACTACTACCGCGAGCTCGGCCGGCACATGGCCATCCCGGACCTGCCCGAGGACTTCGCGGGCTTCGAGCGGCTGCTCGACGCCTACGAGCAGGAGCACTTCGCGCCCGATCCCGGCGGCCGGCGGGTCGCCGACGCGACGCTCGACCTGATGACCACCTTCCCGCCCCACCACCTGCTGCCGCGCCGGGTGGTGCGCCGGGCGGCGTACGCCCTGATGGACGAGCCGCTCCTCGACGCCTTCGGCTACCCGCACCCGACCCGGCTCGAACGCCGCCTGGTGCGCGGCGGCCTGCGGCTGCGCGCCCGCGTGCTGGCGCTGCTGCCGGCCCGCACCGAGCCGCGCTGGGCCAGCGACCTGGGCTGGTTCCGCTCCTACCCCGGTGGCTACGCCATCTCCGCGCTCGGCACCTTCCGGGGCCCGACCGGGGCGCCGCGGCCCGGCTGCCCGGTCGGTCGGGGCGCGGCGCCGGAGGGCCAGCAGCCCGCCGCCTCGTAG
- a CDS encoding alpha/beta hydrolase fold domain-containing protein: MPSLQHAVVARVLPRLRPPRPLEDREALHRDLVDAQRRAQEGPPARLRRGRTGHIANDRGFPVFGLGPRGGAASGPRRTLLHLHGGAYTSAADPRHWLFATRLGDALGADVVLPAYPLAPEHTVEDSFDAVVDLVAETAASSPGGLVLSGDSAGGGYALAVAQALRDRGLPGPRRMVLLAPWVDLTTSAPGTTAAAARDPWLSLPHLEVYARMWAGSVPLSDPRVSPGLGDLAGLPPTWMCCGTRDLLQPGCDALFDRGEAAGWDLTYAVARGLLHVYPLLPVPEARLALRQLVEFGGPATAA; the protein is encoded by the coding sequence ATGCCGAGCCTGCAGCACGCCGTCGTCGCCCGGGTGCTGCCACGGCTGCGCCCGCCCCGGCCGCTGGAGGACCGCGAGGCGCTGCACCGCGACCTCGTCGACGCCCAGCGGCGCGCGCAGGAGGGGCCCCCTGCCCGGCTGCGTCGCGGTCGCACCGGCCACATCGCCAACGACCGCGGCTTCCCGGTCTTCGGGCTCGGCCCCCGTGGCGGTGCGGCGAGCGGGCCCCGCCGGACGCTGCTGCACCTGCACGGCGGGGCCTACACCAGCGCGGCTGACCCGCGGCACTGGCTGTTCGCCACCCGGCTCGGCGACGCCCTGGGCGCCGACGTCGTGCTCCCGGCGTACCCCCTGGCCCCGGAGCACACGGTCGAGGACTCCTTCGACGCCGTGGTCGACCTCGTGGCCGAGACCGCGGCGTCCTCGCCGGGCGGGCTGGTGCTCTCGGGCGACTCGGCGGGCGGCGGCTACGCGCTGGCGGTGGCGCAGGCGCTGCGCGACCGCGGGCTGCCCGGGCCGCGGCGGATGGTGCTGCTGGCGCCCTGGGTCGACCTCACCACCTCCGCGCCGGGCACCACCGCCGCCGCGGCGCGCGACCCCTGGCTCTCGCTGCCGCACCTGGAGGTCTACGCCCGGATGTGGGCGGGGTCGGTGCCGCTGTCCGACCCGCGGGTCAGCCCGGGCCTGGGCGACCTGGCCGGGCTGCCGCCGACCTGGATGTGCTGCGGCACCCGCGACCTGCTCCAGCCGGGTTGCGACGCGCTGTTCGACCGCGGGGAGGCGGCCGGCTGGGACCTGACGTACGCCGTCGCGCGCGGCCTGCTGCACGTCTACCCCCTGCTGCCGGTGCCCGAGGCGCGGCTGGCGCTGCGCCAGCTCGTGGAGTTCGGCGGGCCGGCCACCGCAGCCTGA
- a CDS encoding NAD(P)/FAD-dependent oxidoreductase — protein MDATDVAVIGAGIAGLTCARALEESGLDVRVLERSARVGGRVGTDLVDGYRCDRGFSWFDAGHPVLRQVLDVAALNPRPIDRGMVLAHPEGYRVLSGSQPALISVIRSGLGQPQDVARLVRWSDPMRRSPERIRTVADMTLGESLERNGISGRVAEEVLRPAFRLLFGDEDLRTSYQYAMLVLHSLRQEGRPSLPALGMQVLPNQLANGLERRVEHGVDVLGVRRDRGQGVGVMTDGEDIAARAVVVATDPVGASRLLGIGSPAMRGQATWWFAAPVAPTTLKTVFVNPLGPAGGPLSHALVVSNVAPRYAPPGSVLVAACSLPLPGTDAGTESEADVRRHLGQVFHTDTTAWRLVARHASSAAWPTARPPLLSGRDVDLGDGLFVAGDHRELPGIAGATSSGLRAAHAVREHLGEPAER, from the coding sequence ATGGACGCCACGGACGTGGCCGTGATCGGCGCCGGCATCGCCGGGCTCACCTGCGCACGGGCGTTGGAGGAGTCGGGCCTGGACGTGCGCGTCCTGGAGCGCTCGGCCCGGGTCGGCGGCCGGGTCGGCACCGACCTGGTGGACGGCTACCGCTGCGACCGCGGCTTCTCGTGGTTCGACGCCGGCCACCCGGTGCTGCGGCAGGTCCTCGACGTGGCCGCGCTCAACCCGCGCCCCATCGACCGGGGCATGGTGCTGGCGCACCCCGAGGGCTACCGCGTGCTGTCGGGCTCCCAGCCCGCCCTGATCTCGGTGATCCGCTCGGGGCTCGGCCAGCCGCAGGACGTCGCGCGGCTGGTCCGCTGGAGCGACCCGATGCGGCGCTCTCCCGAGCGCATCCGCACCGTGGCCGACATGACCCTGGGCGAGAGCCTGGAGCGCAACGGCATCTCGGGCCGGGTGGCCGAGGAGGTGCTGCGCCCGGCGTTCCGGCTGCTGTTCGGCGACGAGGACCTGCGCACCTCCTACCAGTACGCCATGCTCGTGCTCCACTCCCTGCGCCAGGAGGGCCGGCCGTCGCTGCCGGCCCTGGGGATGCAGGTGCTGCCCAACCAGCTGGCCAACGGCCTCGAGCGCCGGGTCGAGCACGGCGTCGACGTGCTCGGCGTGCGCCGCGACCGGGGCCAGGGGGTCGGGGTGATGACCGACGGCGAGGACATCGCCGCGCGCGCCGTCGTGGTGGCCACCGACCCCGTGGGGGCCTCCCGGCTGCTCGGCATCGGCAGCCCCGCCATGCGCGGCCAGGCGACCTGGTGGTTCGCCGCCCCGGTGGCCCCCACCACGCTCAAGACCGTCTTCGTCAACCCGCTCGGCCCGGCCGGCGGGCCGCTGTCCCACGCGCTGGTCGTGTCCAACGTGGCGCCGCGCTACGCCCCGCCGGGGTCGGTGCTGGTCGCCGCGTGCTCGTTGCCGCTGCCCGGGACCGACGCCGGCACCGAGTCGGAGGCCGACGTGCGCCGCCACCTCGGCCAGGTCTTCCACACCGACACCACCGCGTGGCGGCTGGTGGCCCGCCACGCCAGCTCGGCGGCGTGGCCCACGGCCCGGCCGCCGCTGCTCAGCGGGCGCGACGTCGACCTCGGCGACGGCCTCTTCGTCGCCGGCGACCACCGGGAGCTGCCCGGCATCGCCGGCGCCACCTCCTCGGGCCTGCGCGCGGCCCACGCCGTCCGCGAGCACCTCGGGGAGCCCGCCGAGCGGTGA
- a CDS encoding pirin family protein, with product MIEVREAAQRSCTREEGRTTWHSFSFGAHYDPRNVGFARLAAHNDERLPPGTGYADHPHADVEVVSWVVSGSLRHASTVGSGVLGPGSVQRLSAGSGVVHSEVDDQTAGGTRFVQAWVRPDESDLDPSWVHEPVDLGEGWTCVADGRGAGLVPIAARGASLHVADLADGQRLELPDLPRLHAFVVAGLRAEQEGRDEPDRSAGVMLGERRLVDGDVARLLDEGGRSVTGVGSAQLVVWGFDAP from the coding sequence GTGATCGAGGTCCGGGAGGCAGCGCAGCGGTCCTGCACCCGCGAGGAGGGCCGCACGACCTGGCACTCCTTCTCGTTCGGGGCCCACTACGACCCCCGCAACGTCGGCTTCGCCCGGCTCGCGGCGCACAACGACGAGCGGCTGCCGCCGGGCACGGGGTACGCCGACCACCCCCACGCGGACGTCGAGGTCGTCAGCTGGGTGGTCTCCGGGAGCCTGCGCCACGCCTCGACGGTCGGCTCGGGCGTGCTGGGCCCCGGGTCGGTGCAGCGGCTCTCGGCCGGCTCGGGCGTGGTCCACTCCGAGGTCGACGACCAGACGGCCGGCGGCACCCGGTTCGTGCAGGCCTGGGTGCGGCCCGACGAGAGCGACCTGGACCCGTCGTGGGTCCACGAGCCGGTGGACCTGGGCGAGGGCTGGACCTGCGTGGCCGACGGCCGTGGCGCCGGGCTGGTGCCGATCGCCGCGCGCGGGGCGTCGCTGCACGTCGCCGACCTGGCCGACGGCCAGCGCCTGGAGCTGCCCGACCTGCCCCGGCTGCACGCCTTCGTGGTCGCCGGGCTGCGCGCGGAGCAGGAGGGCCGCGACGAGCCCGACCGGTCGGCCGGGGTGATGCTCGGCGAGCGGCGGTTGGTCGACGGTGACGTCGCGCGGCTGCTCGACGAGGGCGGCCGCTCGGTGACCGGCGTCGGCTCGGCCCAGCTGGTGGTCTGGGGCTTCGACGCGCCCTGA
- a CDS encoding cation diffusion facilitator family transporter → MGAGHGHGHTHGHAEGRSDDRRRLWLVLGVTLTVAVVELVGALLSGSLALLADAGHMFTDTAAIVLALSASYVATLPASPRRTFGYHRAEIFAALVNAVVLLGVCGYLAVAGVRRLLDPVPVEAGLMLVFAVGGLAANLVSLALLAARRGESLNMRGAFLEVLGDAVGSVAAIVAGVVVLTTGFDRADSLASLVIAVLILPRAWSLLGDCVRVLLESAPPGVDVEVVRHHLMHSDGVVDVHDLHAWLITSGMPALSAHVTVTDEALAERGVGAVLDELGACVATHFGIDHATFQVEPVSHRAHEPGEAHA, encoded by the coding sequence ATGGGCGCAGGTCACGGGCACGGCCACACGCACGGCCACGCCGAGGGTCGGTCCGACGACCGGCGCCGGCTGTGGCTGGTCCTGGGCGTGACGCTCACGGTCGCCGTGGTCGAGCTGGTCGGGGCGCTGCTCTCCGGGTCGCTGGCGCTGCTGGCCGACGCGGGCCACATGTTCACCGACACCGCGGCGATCGTGCTGGCGCTCTCGGCGTCGTACGTCGCGACGCTCCCGGCCAGCCCGCGGCGCACCTTCGGCTACCACCGCGCCGAGATCTTCGCCGCCCTGGTCAACGCGGTGGTGCTGCTCGGGGTGTGCGGCTACCTCGCGGTGGCGGGGGTGCGGCGGCTGCTGGACCCCGTGCCGGTCGAGGCCGGCCTGATGCTGGTCTTCGCGGTGGGCGGGCTGGCGGCCAACCTGGTCTCCCTGGCGCTGCTGGCCGCGCGGCGGGGCGAGTCGCTCAACATGCGCGGCGCCTTCCTCGAGGTGCTGGGCGACGCCGTCGGGTCGGTGGCCGCCATCGTCGCCGGCGTGGTGGTGCTGACCACCGGCTTCGACCGGGCCGACTCGCTGGCCTCGCTGGTGATCGCGGTGCTGATCCTGCCCCGGGCGTGGTCGCTGCTGGGCGACTGCGTGCGGGTGCTGCTGGAGTCGGCGCCCCCGGGCGTCGACGTCGAGGTCGTGCGCCACCACCTGATGCACAGCGACGGCGTGGTCGACGTCCACGACCTGCACGCCTGGCTCATCACCAGCGGCATGCCGGCGCTCTCGGCCCACGTCACGGTGACCGACGAGGCGCTCGCCGAGCGGGGCGTCGGGGCGGTCCTCGACGAGCTCGGGGCGTGCGTGGCGACCCACTTCGGCATCGACCACGCCACCTTCCAGGTCGAGCCCGTGAGCCACCGGGCGCACGAGCCGGGCGAGGCGCACGCCTGA
- a CDS encoding ABC transporter permease has product MWEFLVDRADQFWTLAWGHALLVLLAVLIASVIGVAVAVVVTRVPRLEPVANAISSIGLTIPAFALVGLLLPFLGLGFWTALLCVGFYAVFPVMRNAVVGLQGVDPTLVESSRGMGMSERASLLKVRLPLAWPVILAGVRVSTQMSMGVAAIAAYVLGPGFGSWIFTGLAQAGGKNGTNYALTATLGVVVIALVFDLLLLALGRATISKGIRA; this is encoded by the coding sequence GTGTGGGAGTTCCTCGTCGACCGTGCTGACCAGTTCTGGACGCTGGCCTGGGGACACGCCCTGCTGGTGCTCCTGGCCGTGCTGATCGCGAGCGTCATCGGGGTGGCCGTCGCCGTCGTGGTGACGCGCGTGCCGAGGCTGGAGCCGGTCGCCAACGCGATCAGCTCGATCGGCCTGACGATCCCGGCCTTCGCGCTGGTCGGTCTGCTGCTGCCCTTCCTCGGCCTGGGCTTCTGGACCGCGCTGCTGTGCGTCGGCTTCTACGCGGTGTTCCCGGTGATGCGCAACGCCGTCGTGGGGCTGCAGGGCGTCGACCCGACGCTCGTGGAGTCCTCCCGCGGCATGGGGATGAGCGAGCGGGCCTCGCTGCTCAAGGTCCGGCTGCCGCTCGCGTGGCCGGTCATCCTCGCCGGCGTCCGCGTCTCGACCCAGATGTCGATGGGCGTGGCCGCCATCGCGGCGTACGTCCTGGGGCCGGGCTTCGGCAGCTGGATCTTCACCGGCCTCGCGCAGGCCGGCGGCAAGAACGGCACCAACTACGCCCTCACCGCGACGCTCGGGGTGGTCGTCATCGCCCTGGTCTTCGACCTCCTCCTGCTCGCCCTGGGCCGAGCCACCATCTCGAAGGGAATCCGGGCATGA
- a CDS encoding ABC transporter ATP-binding protein — protein MTATTSSTGSGASATSGSISGAEIRLENVTKKYPGQEAAAVDGLSLVIPAGEIVMFVGPSGCGKTTSLKMINRLIEPTSGTIHIGDQDISAQSADQLRRTIGYVIQGGSLFPHMTVAKNIAIVPKMLGWDQSRIDSRVDELLELVSLDPQRYRDRYPRELSGGQQQRVGVARGLAADPPVILMDEPFGAVDPITRQRLQDELLSIQRELRKTIVCVTHDIDEAIKLGDRILILQEGAQVGQYDTPEAVLASPANDFVADFVGAGSSLKQLTLSRISDLDLKTPTTATIGEPTEEVRRRAEAAGDRAVVVLDGQGRPTAWPWLRQLKGETIHAGTEDLINLDHRATLNDALDTMLTNSHGGAVVTGDRDRYLGVVDFTAVTDHMRQQQEALEQASGSDVPARSAPEDEHPETVTDDSHDAGRAR, from the coding sequence ATGACCGCCACCACCTCCTCCACGGGCTCCGGCGCCTCCGCCACGAGCGGCTCCATCAGCGGGGCCGAGATCCGGCTCGAGAACGTCACCAAGAAGTACCCCGGCCAGGAGGCCGCCGCCGTCGACGGCCTCAGCCTGGTCATCCCCGCCGGCGAGATCGTGATGTTCGTCGGCCCCTCGGGCTGCGGCAAGACGACCTCGCTCAAGATGATCAACCGGCTCATCGAGCCGACCTCGGGCACCATCCACATCGGCGACCAGGACATCAGCGCGCAGAGCGCCGACCAGCTGCGGCGCACCATCGGCTACGTCATCCAGGGCGGCTCGCTGTTCCCCCACATGACCGTGGCCAAGAACATCGCGATCGTGCCCAAGATGCTCGGCTGGGACCAGAGCCGCATCGACAGCCGGGTCGACGAGCTGCTCGAGCTGGTCAGCCTGGACCCCCAGCGCTACCGCGACCGCTACCCGCGCGAGCTCTCGGGCGGCCAGCAGCAGCGCGTCGGCGTCGCCCGTGGCCTGGCCGCCGACCCGCCGGTCATCCTCATGGACGAGCCGTTCGGCGCCGTCGACCCGATCACCCGGCAGCGGCTGCAGGACGAGCTCCTCTCGATCCAGCGCGAGCTGCGCAAGACCATCGTGTGCGTCACCCACGACATCGACGAGGCCATCAAGCTGGGCGACCGGATCCTGATCCTCCAGGAGGGCGCGCAGGTCGGGCAGTACGACACCCCCGAGGCCGTGCTGGCCAGCCCGGCCAACGACTTCGTGGCCGACTTCGTCGGGGCCGGGTCCTCGCTCAAGCAGCTGACCCTCTCGCGGATCTCCGACCTGGACCTCAAGACGCCCACGACCGCGACCATCGGCGAGCCCACCGAGGAGGTGCGCCGTCGCGCCGAGGCCGCCGGCGACCGGGCCGTGGTCGTGCTCGACGGCCAGGGGCGCCCGACCGCGTGGCCCTGGCTGCGCCAGCTCAAGGGCGAGACCATCCACGCCGGCACCGAGGACCTCATCAACCTCGACCACCGCGCCACCCTCAACGACGCCCTCGACACCATGCTGACCAACAGCCACGGCGGTGCCGTCGTCACCGGTGACCGCGACCGCTACCTCGGGGTCGTCGACTTCACGGCCGTCACCGACCACATGCGCCAGCAGCAGGAGGCGCTCGAGCAGGCCTCGGGCAGCGACGTCCCGGCGCGCTCCGCGCCCGAGGACGAGCACCCCGAGACGGTGACCGACGACTCGCACGACGCCGGGAGGGCCCGGTGA
- a CDS encoding ABC transporter permease produces the protein MSTPAPAADTASGEATRPRRPRLRDRMNAETAIVIFAIPVIVAIGFAAFAIWNATATKDSVVEGALAWPTVWDQIGGHLKLTFVSAIATVVIAVPLGVLLTRGRAKAVAPVVVGIANGGQAAPSVGLIVLFAMWLGFGFRTAVIALTLYAILPVLRNTIVGLEGVDRTLVEAGRGVGMSAVAVLLRVELPLALPVIMAGVRTALVLLVGTATLATFINGGGLGGTLQTGISLLRYPVIVWGAVLVALLALLIEWLGRVLELVVRPKGV, from the coding sequence GTGAGCACGCCGGCGCCGGCCGCCGACACCGCGAGCGGGGAGGCGACCCGGCCCCGGCGCCCGCGGCTGCGGGACCGCATGAACGCCGAGACCGCGATCGTCATCTTCGCGATCCCGGTCATCGTGGCGATCGGCTTCGCGGCGTTCGCGATCTGGAACGCCACCGCCACCAAGGACTCCGTGGTCGAGGGGGCCCTGGCGTGGCCGACCGTCTGGGACCAGATCGGCGGCCACCTCAAGCTCACCTTCGTCTCCGCGATCGCCACCGTCGTGATCGCCGTCCCGCTCGGCGTGCTGCTGACCCGCGGCCGCGCCAAGGCCGTCGCCCCGGTCGTGGTCGGCATCGCCAACGGTGGCCAGGCGGCGCCGTCGGTGGGCCTGATCGTGCTGTTCGCGATGTGGCTGGGCTTCGGCTTCCGCACGGCCGTGATCGCGCTGACGCTCTACGCGATCCTGCCCGTGCTGCGCAACACGATCGTCGGGCTCGAGGGCGTCGACAGGACGCTCGTCGAGGCGGGCCGCGGCGTCGGCATGTCGGCGGTCGCCGTGCTGCTGCGCGTCGAGCTGCCCCTCGCCCTGCCGGTCATCATGGCCGGCGTCCGGACCGCGCTGGTGCTGCTCGTCGGCACCGCGACGCTTGCGACCTTCATCAACGGCGGTGGTCTCGGGGGCACGCTGCAGACCGGCATCTCGCTGCTGCGCTACCCCGTCATCGTCTGGGGGGCCGTGCTCGTGGCGCTGCTCGCCCTGCTCATCGAGTGGCTCGGGCGCGTGCTCGAGCTCGTCGTACGACCCAAGGGAGTGTGA
- a CDS encoding glycine betaine ABC transporter substrate-binding protein: MRRPTRPTLFAGLLLSASALLAGCSLPTAGGFVPTGRLTGELAEVKPLDGATIAVGSKNFSESVLLGKMAIILMQSSGATVTDLTNIPGSAAARQAQLDDQIQAQWEYTGTGWIVYLGETKAIPNEEKQYVAVRDADLKQNDLVWLPPAPMNNTYGFAITEKTAAKLKITKLSQIKDIPVEERTFCVESELLNRPDGLKGMMQKYDIPLGTADGVPTDNLKTFQTGAIYDATAKGACNFGEVFTTDGRIVALKLKVLEDDRNFFPKYNVSLVLNEATAKKYPQIADLIAPVAAKLTDDVLLQLNAAIDVDGREPADVAYEWLKKEGFVEDQ, from the coding sequence GTGCGCCGTCCCACCCGTCCCACCCTGTTCGCCGGGCTGCTGCTGTCCGCCTCGGCGCTGCTCGCGGGCTGCAGCCTGCCCACCGCCGGCGGTTTCGTGCCCACCGGCCGGCTCACCGGCGAGCTGGCCGAGGTGAAGCCCCTCGACGGCGCCACCATCGCGGTCGGCTCGAAGAACTTCTCCGAGAGCGTGCTGCTCGGCAAGATGGCGATCATCCTGATGCAGTCCAGCGGCGCCACCGTCACCGACCTGACCAACATCCCCGGGTCCGCCGCCGCCCGCCAGGCCCAGCTCGACGACCAGATCCAGGCGCAGTGGGAGTACACCGGCACCGGCTGGATCGTCTACCTCGGCGAGACCAAGGCGATCCCGAACGAGGAGAAGCAGTACGTCGCCGTCCGCGACGCCGACCTGAAGCAGAACGACCTGGTCTGGCTGCCCCCGGCGCCCATGAACAACACCTACGGCTTCGCCATCACCGAGAAGACGGCCGCGAAGCTCAAGATCACCAAGCTCTCGCAGATCAAGGACATCCCCGTCGAGGAGCGCACCTTCTGCGTGGAGTCCGAGCTGCTCAACCGCCCCGACGGCCTCAAGGGGATGATGCAGAAGTACGACATCCCGCTCGGCACGGCCGACGGCGTGCCGACCGACAACCTCAAGACCTTCCAGACCGGCGCGATCTACGACGCCACCGCCAAGGGCGCCTGCAACTTCGGCGAGGTCTTCACCACCGACGGCCGCATCGTGGCCCTCAAGCTCAAGGTCCTCGAGGACGACCGCAACTTCTTCCCGAAGTACAACGTCTCGCTCGTGCTCAACGAGGCGACCGCGAAGAAGTACCCCCAGATCGCCGACCTGATCGCGCCCGTCGCGGCCAAGCTGACCGACGACGTCCTGCTGCAGCTCAACGCCGCCATCGACGTCGACGGCCGCGAGCCCGCCGACGTCGCCTACGAGTGGCTCAAGAAGGAAGGCTTCGTCGAGGACCAGTAG
- a CDS encoding NADPH-dependent 2,4-dienoyl-CoA reductase, translating to MTDSPFPHLLAPVQVGDLTLRNRVVMGSMHTGLEDHTWDLPKLAAYFRERAAGGVGLIVTGGFAVSKRGWLKPLAGEMTSRLDAARHRQVTDAVHEEQGAIALQLLHAGRYGYTPFSQSASAIKSPITPFRPSAMTTRQVDRAATSFADAAALAQKAGYDAVEVMGSEGYLINQFLAARTNQREDQWGGSATRRMRFAVEVVRRTRERVGEGFPIVYRLSLLDLVEDGQTWEETVELALLLEHAGASVINTGIGWHEARVPTIITQVPRGAWAWTTRRLREEMTIPVCASNRINTPELAEQLVADGTADLVSMARPLLADPDFVAKAAAGRADEINTCIACNQACLDHAFANQRASCLVNPRACRETELVLLPLPSAAPRRPTAAVVGAGPAGLSAAASYAERGFAVTLFEQAPEIGGQFRLAMAVPGKEEFAETLRYFTRRLDVLGVEVRLGVRATPADLEAYDEVVVATGVEPRIPTIPGIERALSYADVLSGAKVPGERVAVIGAGGIGVDVSVWLTHVEEDLEDWLAHWGVGDPDLHRGGLTEKKPREAARQVYLVQRKSTPIGIHLGKTSGWAHRAVLKQSGVEQVSGATYDRIDERGLHVTVDGTPRLLEVDDVVVCAGQESVRGLYDELVAAGVTAHLIGGADLAAELDAKRAIAQGVELAASR from the coding sequence ATGACCGACTCCCCCTTCCCCCACCTGCTGGCCCCGGTGCAGGTCGGCGACCTGACGCTGCGCAACCGGGTGGTGATGGGCTCGATGCACACCGGGCTCGAGGACCACACCTGGGACCTGCCCAAGCTGGCGGCGTACTTCCGCGAGCGGGCCGCGGGCGGTGTCGGCCTGATCGTGACCGGTGGGTTCGCGGTCTCCAAGCGGGGCTGGCTCAAGCCGCTGGCCGGGGAGATGACGTCCCGGCTCGACGCCGCGCGGCACCGCCAGGTGACCGACGCGGTGCACGAGGAGCAGGGCGCGATCGCGCTGCAGCTGCTGCACGCGGGGCGCTACGGCTACACGCCGTTCAGCCAGTCGGCGAGCGCGATCAAGTCGCCGATCACGCCGTTCCGGCCCAGCGCGATGACCACCCGCCAGGTCGACCGGGCGGCGACGTCGTTCGCGGACGCCGCGGCGCTGGCGCAGAAGGCGGGCTACGACGCCGTCGAGGTGATGGGCTCCGAGGGCTACCTCATCAACCAGTTCCTCGCCGCGCGCACCAACCAGCGCGAGGACCAGTGGGGCGGGTCGGCCACCCGTCGGATGCGCTTCGCCGTCGAGGTCGTGCGCCGCACCCGCGAGCGGGTCGGCGAGGGCTTCCCGATCGTCTACCGGCTCTCGCTGCTCGACCTCGTCGAGGACGGCCAGACCTGGGAGGAGACCGTCGAGCTGGCGCTGCTGCTCGAGCACGCCGGCGCCAGCGTCATCAACACCGGGATCGGCTGGCACGAGGCCCGGGTGCCGACGATCATCACCCAGGTCCCCCGCGGCGCCTGGGCCTGGACGACCCGGCGGCTGCGCGAGGAGATGACCATCCCGGTCTGCGCGTCCAACCGGATCAACACCCCCGAGCTCGCCGAGCAGCTGGTCGCCGACGGCACCGCCGACCTGGTCTCGATGGCACGCCCGCTGCTCGCCGACCCCGACTTCGTCGCCAAGGCCGCCGCCGGCCGAGCCGACGAGATCAACACCTGCATCGCCTGCAACCAGGCCTGCCTGGACCACGCCTTCGCGAACCAGAGGGCGAGCTGCCTGGTCAACCCGCGGGCCTGCCGCGAGACCGAGCTGGTGCTGCTGCCGCTGCCGTCGGCCGCACCCCGCCGACCCACCGCCGCGGTCGTCGGCGCCGGTCCGGCGGGGCTGAGCGCGGCCGCGTCGTACGCCGAGCGCGGGTTCGCCGTGACGCTCTTCGAGCAGGCGCCCGAGATCGGCGGCCAGTTCCGGCTGGCGATGGCGGTCCCCGGCAAGGAGGAGTTCGCCGAGACGCTGCGCTACTTCACCCGCCGACTCGACGTGCTCGGCGTCGAGGTGCGCCTGGGCGTCCGGGCCACCCCCGCCGACCTGGAGGCGTACGACGAGGTGGTCGTCGCGACCGGCGTCGAGCCCCGCATCCCGACCATCCCGGGCATCGAGCGCGCGCTGTCGTACGCCGACGTGCTCTCCGGCGCGAAGGTCCCCGGCGAGCGGGTGGCCGTCATCGGCGCCGGCGGGATCGGCGTCGACGTCTCGGTCTGGCTGACCCACGTCGAGGAGGACCTCGAGGACTGGCTCGCGCACTGGGGCGTCGGCGACCCCGACCTGCACCGCGGCGGGCTCACCGAGAAGAAGCCCCGCGAGGCCGCCCGTCAGGTCTACCTCGTGCAGCGCAAGAGCACCCCGATCGGGATCCACCTCGGCAAGACGTCGGGCTGGGCCCACCGCGCCGTGCTCAAGCAGTCGGGCGTCGAGCAGGTCAGCGGCGCGACGTACGACCGGATCGACGAGCGGGGCCTGCACGTCACGGTCGACGGCACCCCCCGGCTCCTCGAGGTCGACGACGTCGTCGTGTGCGCCGGCCAGGAGTCGGTGCGCGGCCTCTACGACGAGCTCGTCGCCGCCGGCGTCACCGCCCACCTCATCGGCGGTGCCGACCTCGCCGCCGAGCTCGACGCCAAGCGCGCCATCGCCCAGGGGGTGGAGCTCGCGGCGTCGCGGTGA